Part of the Nothobranchius furzeri strain GRZ-AD chromosome 2, NfurGRZ-RIMD1, whole genome shotgun sequence genome, ccaatccaggttcacttagctaagttagccttgatcctctatcagagagaactccaacatgatcgagagatcatgaacctccagagtatgctagctgaaaaacagcgaaatggaaggctgatcgaggaagacgacacccgcaccgattctggggaagatggggaggagaccccgcccccctctgctgatgacaacagacagtgggaaggggggaaacaccatgactctctggacggacgcacgccgcaggggagagatgaagtttatctgtcccaaccttcggccccgttccctacacacactatagggcattcaggaccacctaggggccgagggcaattcgccctcgaaccccaggttggaccaccaccctcatcttcacggccttctcaatcagtgagaagtcgaccagctgagcggcacctctatttagaccgctcccccagtccacgaagggtgcaaggtgccgattggggttatgcaccccaagctgcacctcaaccatccacccatcctagctactccggtattcggcatgccgataaccagctgcaggacaaagcatcatacgccagtccgtacccggacagtgcgtattacgcagaagccccagttgaaagacgcaggctgcactacgcagacgtgccccgggaggaggacctcccaagacacccacgtgacgtgccagcagcccgccacagcatgccgaaccccgatttgggccccaggagtcaacattgggagcccagagcacaccagcgatatccagcgccctctgagacagaccgtgggtcagagtcagaggatgacgcgccgtaccgtgagtcagggctccgtgtacgtcaaattgaatcgctagctaaagacatagaacgctttgatcctaacaccaatgaatccaatgttgacgattatctcagggagatagaacgttgtctgcttgatcttccagcaccctcttcaagggaaaagctcaagctaatttggaaaactacatctagaacggtgcatggtttcatggaaactctaccatctgacattcgagatcggtactcctcgctctgccgagcgttgagagatgaatacgccacgtatgcagactccgcgtcagctacaatgggggccttctccatcaaacacgggagaaacgaaccccccagagagtattatcgccgactcaaaagtgcttatttccaaggtcgaaacggccctgggctcgaggaagaccctgccttcagatccctgttcattcacaacctgcacgagtgtgttcgctccgaagtctcaatgtattgtcggatgaaaaaactgacaactcaggagattaggagatacgctcaacaggcttgggaagccggcggaaagccccaaaagcctgacgcacatcaccgcgtcatgcacctagctcccaacgccgagccgcgtttggagcttgaaggcacagaagctccacccactaagccaaaatctgctaaacctagacctgttaaaccgcaagagcagtcccaatctcctcaacaggggaaggggggtgctgattggccgcctaggtctggacaatcagacaggaagtggcccaaccaaaaccaacggcaggcaggtcggaacagtggaaggtttaaggagcgccgcccacaggtaggtcccgaacacaagtccgcaggtgagtacttgaccaaagccgacctccaggagatgtttcagcagttcctagctaaacagaaggaacagctgagatctgcagatgagacccctgcaccaaagtctgcttctaagaagccagactcagagccaacgtccgcatgactaggcgtggctcaaccccccagcgtggccaggacttacctgatcagttggggaaacactactggtagaccacaggagtctcctgaaatctaccccccagagaaaccagatactaaatttctgaagttccttggtgacttaacaaaccatgatcatgctcgccgtttgtactgtagcaccaatctaggtggatgcatacaagttgatgctctgctggataccggctcagaaatcaccctgatgtgctccacattgttccatcgcgtgtctgacaccatgcggtcgctcgggaaaccagtccaggttgaaccttgtgacctgaaaatcaccagctacacccagacccgggagtgtatcactcaccgggcgtggctggatatcaccttccaagacatgactctggttcacccgttttatgtctgccagctagacactgaaccacttctcattggtcaggacctgcttgaacgtctagctcccctcatcgactgccagaagggtcaactgtgggcccaggtggacacacctaagccctggaacccggatagcagccgaccatcctccattcttgaagtcagcctaagtgagccgcaaatcccttgttccaaggtcatgcccctccctacggctcccacagacgatgaccgcctgcaaaggcacgaaaccgctcctggaactccgctccgcgcacattcatcttttctctgctcgctgaagaacgtcagcctgcagccatatgcaccacacatagttggtggtcttaccatcaactgcacccacatctcagatgctcgccttgctctttggtcggaaaagtcagccatcagccagcagatgtttgaacacctgcgtcagaaggacccccttctggtcagtgtgacacgtagccatcggctcttgtcacctacttggccgcagaggctcctgaaagcgccagaggtctgctctctgactatccagcttggagcaagacagctcacacatacattcagcatcataccacagcttgatccacctgcactcattggagcagatctgctggttcgactaggtgcccagctggacacttgcaatcaagtcctttgggcccgggccacaccttcctctgagcctcgctcagaaggctgtgaacacttgctgtctggacagaccattccacaggcctgccgtgcagtggttgaggccagcacggttctgcccccactggtcaaaggagtgtctgttcgtctgactctcatgaagcatcagaagctgccaggcacacaggccttcttccagccatcaccacacttcttggagctcaacttagccgtctgtggcacgccactcttggagctgaacactcgttctgcgtacttgttggtcgaaaatccgacccagagtcctatccacctgccggcaggaaagcccttgggcatgctgatagatagctcattccatgacttcgaactttcagtccccgtgatcggacaacttccgttgttcttgaacgacagacaggttggtgcagacacattcagtactttcccttcacaaatgattaccatcaagcggcatgaagcccttcctgaggaacccatttgcagtgcaaccttagatactgacggcggtcagtgtctaacggtttttgcaataaatactcaaccctctgagtcaccggttgaaagcccggaacaccagagaccctcctcctctgaaccttatgacggcttcgaggccgaagtcagccagcagcttgacaaagcggatgcgctggagtcagaggagcagagagcagcgcttagaagcctgttctatgagtttcagtccgtcttatccagggactccctggactgtggactcacaaacctgcacacggttcgcattccgacgaacccgaatgcccctcctacttatgtacgtcagtacaagattcccctcgctgcttatgagtcgatccaggagatcctcaatcagctgaaggagaaaaacatcatcagagagtgtaactccacttacaactctcccatctggccggttctgaaaccgactgggaaatggcgtctcaccatagactatcgtgcactgaacaaacaggtacctctctccaggtggcctatgatccatttagatcaggagctagccagagtcagagatgctcgtttcttctctacggttgacgtagccaacggcttctggaccatgaaggttgagccggcggaccagtataaactggctttctcctttggaaatcgccaatatacttggaaccgctgcccctttggctactctaactcacctgccgagttcaacatcttcctccacaaagccatgtcagatgctgcttccagagggaacctcatatatgtcgatgacatcttgatgaggagtcgaaccttcgaggagcacctggccgaactccgtcacgtgctgcaacagctcgctgatgccggagctaaattggcgattctcaagggacagtggtgtcgaaccaaagtggagtatgttggactgctggttggccctaatggagtcgagccccaagcgggacgcattagagccattcaggacatcaaagccccagctaatctgactgaactcaggagcttcctcggagtctgcaactactccagacagttcattgaggagtacgctgaaacagcgaggcccctcactgagctgcttcggaacgacacacctttcgtgtgggacagaccccaagaactctccttccagttcctaaaacagaagttggcgtccgcaccctgtctggcttacccagacaaggataaagagttctacatagaggctactttctcctctcactgcctgagcgctgctttgaagcagaaacacgatcaggacatgagagttgtggcatacgccagcaagcctctgagcaaggtggaactccagttctcagactgcgagagagctctcctctctacagtctgggctgtcgaacactttcgtagttacatcggtggacagaaggtgatcattgaaacgtgtcatcagcctgtcaccttcctaaacagccagcgtctgcgcgaaggaagagtgtcaaacagccgcattgcgacgtggatgatggtgctccaaggatacaacattgaggtcaagtatggtcagaac contains:
- the LOC139065014 gene encoding uncharacterized protein gives rise to the protein MEGQSSELTNSQQPDGAAAHDYEPGLLSGQILSKLVAVAREPDYPSRDFTEEQRSDELDAVIDQIENPDGTKPIQVHLAKLALILYQRELQHDREIMNLQSMLAEKQRNGRLIEEDDTRTDSGEDGEETPPPSADDNRQWEGGKHHDSLDGRTPQGRDEVYLSQPSAPFPTHTIGHSGPPRGRGQFALEPQVGPPPSSSRPSQSVRSRPAERHLYLDRSPSPRRVQGADWGYAPQAAPQPSTHPSYSGIRHADNQLQDKASYASPYPDSAYYAEAPVERRRLHYADVPREEDLPRHPRDVPAARHSMPNPDLGPRSQHWEPRAHQRYPAPSETDRGSESEDDAPYRESGLRVRQIESLAKDIERFDPNTNESNVDDYLREIERCLLDLPAPSSREKLKLIWKTTSRTVHGFMETLPSDIRDRYSSLCRALRDEYATYADSASATMGAFSIKHGRNEPPREYYRRLKSAYFQGRNGPGLEEDPAFRSLFIHNLHECVRSEVSMYCRMKKLTTQEIRRYAQQAWEAGGKPQKPDAHHRVMHLAPNAEPRLELEGTEAPPTKPKSAKPRPVKPQEQSQSPQQGKGGADWPPRSGQSDRKWPNQNQRQAGRNSGRFKERRPQVGPEHKSAGEYLTKADLQEMFQQFLAKQKEQLRSADETPAPKSASKKPDSEPTSA